A stretch of the Desulfobacter sp. genome encodes the following:
- a CDS encoding MerR family transcriptional regulator, which translates to MAITGGRPRNSTDEPMLKMKELADAAGVAKSTILLYVKKGLLPRPVKTSPNMAYYDPACVDRIGFIKKIQASHRLPLAAIKGLFREMDKGRDITPLLELQSTVFGGAAQKMDAADFAKASGLGPEQLDRLCRLGLIIPLEPALFDEHDLELALQLKSCMERGLDPDDLAFYPKFAKQIVAAEIGLRESYTQGLGYKENALLTLELTRMARGLRAYVIDRTLQKKLIGFKGLKKE; encoded by the coding sequence ATGGCCATAACAGGGGGACGACCGAGAAATAGTACGGACGAGCCCATGCTCAAGATGAAGGAGTTGGCTGATGCTGCCGGAGTGGCCAAGTCCACTATTTTGCTTTATGTGAAAAAGGGGCTGCTGCCCCGGCCTGTTAAGACAAGTCCCAACATGGCCTATTATGATCCGGCCTGTGTTGATCGGATCGGGTTTATCAAAAAAATTCAAGCCAGCCACCGCCTGCCCCTGGCTGCCATCAAAGGGCTTTTTCGAGAAATGGACAAGGGCCGCGATATTACCCCTCTGCTCGAACTTCAGTCCACTGTATTTGGAGGGGCTGCCCAAAAAATGGATGCGGCGGATTTTGCAAAGGCATCCGGGCTTGGGCCTGAGCAATTGGACAGGCTCTGCCGGCTTGGGTTGATCATTCCCCTGGAACCCGCCCTGTTTGATGAACATGACCTTGAACTGGCACTGCAGCTGAAATCCTGCATGGAAAGGGGCCTGGATCCGGATGACCTGGCCTTTTATCCCAAATTTGCAAAACAGATCGTGGCCGCTGAGATTGGTTTAAGAGAGTCGTATACCCAGGGGTTGGGGTATAAAGAAAATGCCCTGCTCACCCTGGAACTGACCCGGATGGCCAGGGGCTTAAGGGCCTATGTGATTGACCGGACCCTGCAAAAAAAATTGATTGGATTCAAAGGACTTAAAAAAGAATAA
- a CDS encoding FAD-dependent oxidoreductase, which yields MRDPLFDPIHINGLEIENRIYLPAMHLGMAQEFEVTDQIVSFYARRAKGGPGLICVGYATVDELSGNTQNIGAHDDRFIPGLARLATAIQENGSLAAVQLNHAGRYNFSFFLDGKQPVAPSAVASRMTKETPKALDSQEIKTTIAAFGAAAARVKQAGFDAVEILSGTGYLISEFLSPLTNQRTDEYGGSLENRMRFGLEVVDAVRQAVGPDFPLIVRMNGNDFMPGGNDRADLLEYARALSQGPVDALCINVGWHEARVPQIVAQVPRGAFGYLARDIRLAVDVPVIASHRINDPETARTMLKQGYCDMVAMGRSLIADPDLPNKAKTGRENEIVHCIACAQGCFDHLFKLKHVECLCNPLAGHEHEVQEKTAAKSRKVVVVGGGAAGMTCALTAKRRGHEVTLYERSGRLGGQLHLAAAPPGREEFAQLALDLENQLTAEKISVVMNQEVDEDILNALNPDAVILATGAGPLVPPIPGMDLPHVAGAWEVLEDKVSTGDQVVIVGGGAVGVETALFLAEKGTMDAHTLKFLFVNKAESPDALFKMATHGSKKICLVEMTDRIGKDIGKSTKWGMLQDMGRLNVETMTASKVVKITPQGLEVEQDGKVVEMTADTVVVAAGSASYNPLESMVKEMGLDYRVIGDALAVGMAFDAVHAGYAAAMDL from the coding sequence ATGAGAGATCCCCTGTTTGACCCCATTCATATTAATGGCTTGGAAATTGAAAACCGGATTTATCTGCCGGCCATGCATCTGGGCATGGCCCAGGAGTTTGAAGTCACGGACCAGATTGTGTCCTTTTATGCCCGAAGGGCCAAAGGAGGTCCTGGCTTGATCTGTGTGGGGTATGCCACAGTGGATGAATTGTCGGGCAATACCCAGAATATCGGTGCCCATGATGATCGATTTATCCCCGGACTTGCCCGGCTGGCAACGGCCATTCAGGAAAACGGCTCATTGGCCGCGGTTCAGCTCAACCATGCAGGACGTTATAATTTCTCATTTTTTCTTGATGGAAAACAGCCGGTGGCCCCCTCTGCCGTTGCCTCCAGAATGACCAAAGAGACCCCCAAGGCCCTTGATTCCCAAGAGATCAAAACAACCATTGCCGCGTTTGGGGCCGCAGCCGCCCGGGTAAAACAGGCCGGATTTGATGCGGTTGAAATTTTAAGCGGCACAGGCTATCTCATCTCTGAGTTTTTATCCCCCTTGACCAACCAGAGAACAGATGAATACGGGGGATCTTTGGAAAACAGGATGCGGTTCGGCCTTGAGGTGGTCGATGCGGTCAGGCAGGCTGTGGGGCCTGACTTCCCCTTGATCGTAAGAATGAACGGCAATGATTTCATGCCCGGCGGCAATGACCGGGCCGATTTGCTTGAATATGCCCGTGCCCTGTCCCAGGGCCCTGTGGATGCACTGTGCATCAATGTGGGCTGGCATGAGGCAAGGGTGCCCCAGATCGTGGCCCAGGTTCCCAGGGGGGCATTCGGGTATTTGGCACGGGATATTCGCCTGGCCGTGGATGTGCCGGTGATTGCCAGCCACAGGATCAATGACCCTGAAACCGCAAGAACCATGCTCAAACAGGGGTATTGCGATATGGTGGCCATGGGCCGCAGTCTGATTGCAGACCCTGATTTGCCCAACAAGGCCAAAACCGGCCGGGAAAATGAGATTGTCCACTGCATTGCCTGTGCCCAGGGATGTTTTGATCATCTTTTTAAACTCAAACATGTGGAATGCCTGTGCAATCCCCTGGCCGGCCATGAGCATGAGGTCCAGGAGAAGACGGCTGCAAAATCCAGGAAGGTGGTTGTGGTGGGAGGCGGTGCCGCCGGCATGACCTGTGCCCTGACTGCCAAGCGAAGGGGGCATGAGGTTACCTTGTACGAGCGGTCCGGCCGTTTGGGAGGACAGCTTCACCTGGCTGCCGCCCCTCCCGGAAGAGAGGAATTTGCCCAGCTTGCCCTTGACCTTGAAAACCAGCTTACGGCTGAAAAAATTTCTGTGGTCATGAATCAGGAAGTGGATGAAGATATCCTAAACGCTTTGAACCCTGATGCTGTGATCCTGGCAACCGGGGCCGGCCCCCTTGTTCCCCCCATTCCCGGAATGGATCTGCCCCATGTGGCAGGTGCCTGGGAGGTGTTGGAAGACAAGGTGAGCACAGGTGATCAAGTGGTCATTGTGGGCGGCGGGGCCGTGGGGGTTGAAACCGCACTTTTTCTGGCTGAAAAAGGGACCATGGATGCCCATACCTTGAAATTTCTCTTTGTAAACAAGGCAGAGTCTCCTGACGCCCTTTTTAAAATGGCCACCCATGGCAGCAAAAAAATCTGTCTTGTTGAGATGACCGACCGTATTGGCAAGGATATCGGTAAATCCACCAAATGGGGGATGCTCCAGGATATGGGCCGGCTGAACGTTGAAACCATGACCGCATCAAAGGTGGTGAAAATTACCCCCCAGGGTCTTGAGGTGGAGCAGGACGGCAAGGTTGTCGAGATGACGGCGGACACCGTGGTGGTGGCGGCAGGATCCGCCTCCTACAATCCCCTTGAATCTATGGTCAAAGAGATGGGCCTTGATTATCGGGTCATTGGGGATGCCCTGGCTGTGGGCATGGCCTTTGATGCCGTCCATGCAGGATATGCTGCCGCCATGGACCTTTAA
- a CDS encoding HNH endonuclease: MDPYFSFGDESVLKKERAKARTLRASQWWKRKRSIGICHYCQGRFLPKELTMDHVIPIARGGRSEKFNLVPCCKECNTRKKQMLPAEWGEYMEGLKTGK, from the coding sequence ATGGACCCTTATTTTTCCTTTGGCGACGAATCTGTTCTGAAAAAGGAACGGGCAAAGGCCAGAACGCTTCGGGCAAGCCAGTGGTGGAAACGAAAGAGATCTATCGGGATCTGCCATTATTGCCAGGGCAGGTTTTTACCCAAAGAGTTGACCATGGATCATGTGATCCCCATTGCACGGGGCGGACGGTCTGAAAAATTTAATCTGGTGCCCTGCTGCAAAGAGTGCAATACCCGGAAAAAACAGATGCTGCCTGCAGAGTGGGGGGAGTATATGGAAGGTCTTAAAACCGGTAAATAA
- a CDS encoding DUF1848 family protein: MPLPNNPKGKSSPLPTLKTIKTTRNRILAKPKIILSASRRTDIPGWYTPWFLDCIDQGYFTVTNPFNQKSRKVDATQDKVHTIVFWSKNFKPFLGLNAHKILADKGYNLFFNFTITPPDPLLEPGIPDLDSRLAQAEQLCSAFDPSQITWRFDPICAYQYQGESKTNLDGFEYILKALSAMGISRCVTSFYDPYKKVNLRIRKMKNSGPFDLEFLPLDSQTQTQVIQKMGKQAESNQMELFLCCQGDLARKLTSETNVMENACINGRLYKKLFGGNPETAGDYGQRRQQGCKCTRSVDVGSYDLHPCFHNCLFCYARTGQDLKPDK, encoded by the coding sequence ATGCCTCTTCCAAACAATCCCAAGGGAAAATCATCTCCTTTGCCGACCTTAAAAACAATAAAAACAACCCGGAACCGGATATTGGCTAAACCCAAAATCATTTTATCGGCATCCAGACGGACCGATATCCCCGGATGGTATACCCCCTGGTTCCTTGACTGCATAGACCAGGGATATTTTACGGTCACCAACCCCTTTAACCAAAAATCACGAAAGGTGGATGCCACACAGGACAAGGTTCACACCATTGTGTTCTGGTCAAAGAACTTTAAGCCCTTTCTCGGGCTCAACGCCCATAAAATCCTGGCAGACAAGGGGTATAACCTTTTTTTTAATTTCACCATCACCCCCCCTGATCCCTTGCTTGAGCCGGGGATCCCGGACCTGGACTCAAGGCTTGCCCAGGCAGAGCAACTCTGTTCAGCCTTTGATCCTTCCCAGATCACCTGGCGGTTTGACCCCATTTGCGCCTATCAATACCAGGGTGAATCCAAGACCAATTTGGACGGGTTTGAATATATATTAAAAGCCCTTTCTGCCATGGGCATTTCCCGGTGCGTCACCAGTTTTTACGATCCGTATAAAAAAGTGAACTTGCGAATTCGCAAAATGAAAAACTCAGGCCCTTTTGACCTTGAATTTCTCCCCTTGGATTCCCAGACCCAAACCCAGGTGATTCAAAAAATGGGCAAACAGGCAGAATCAAACCAAATGGAGCTCTTTCTCTGCTGCCAGGGCGACCTGGCCCGAAAATTAACGTCAGAAACAAATGTCATGGAAAATGCCTGCATCAACGGCAGGCTTTACAAAAAATTATTCGGGGGCAACCCTGAAACCGCAGGGGATTACGGACAACGGCGGCAACAGGGGTGCAAATGCACCCGATCCGTTGATGTCGGGTCATATGATCTTCACCCCTGTTTTCATAATTGCCTGTTTTGTTATGCCAGGACAGGCCAGGATTTAAAACCGGACAAATGA
- a CDS encoding universal stress protein, producing the protein MMIQKIKRILFASDLSYDMKEVFEHAVSYATYSGAEIIVLHVMEEASKNSKKRVRMAFGETLYQNIKNEHKSGAHDLLTGKNVDALRIRQAIMGFFSNGEPDKMPEQEASPIEKILVTESLSVAGEISRTAVEEKCDAIVIGCKQQGLLAKAMGDHVLRKVLKQTSVPVLIVPLAKK; encoded by the coding sequence ATGATGATACAAAAAATCAAACGGATTCTATTTGCCTCAGACCTATCCTATGACATGAAAGAAGTGTTTGAACACGCGGTGTCATATGCCACCTATTCAGGCGCGGAGATTATTGTCCTTCACGTGATGGAAGAGGCCAGCAAGAATTCAAAAAAACGGGTGAGAATGGCATTTGGGGAGACCTTGTACCAAAACATTAAAAATGAACACAAAAGCGGGGCCCATGATCTTCTTACCGGAAAAAATGTAGACGCCCTGCGCATCCGCCAGGCCATTATGGGGTTTTTCTCCAATGGGGAGCCCGATAAAATGCCAGAGCAGGAAGCCTCTCCCATTGAAAAAATCCTGGTCACCGAGAGCCTTTCCGTTGCCGGAGAGATCTCCAGGACGGCTGTGGAGGAAAAATGCGACGCAATTGTCATTGGCTGCAAACAGCAGGGACTTTTGGCAAAAGCCATGGGCGACCATGTGCTCAGAAAAGTCTTGAAGCAGACCTCGGTCCCGGTCCTCATTGTTCCTTTGGCCAAAAAATAG
- a CDS encoding DUF4405 domain-containing protein, with product MRLRKIVSLTALISFVLILITSIILYIVPHGRIAYWADWHLFGLSKSQWGELHVNLGILFIITLGLHLYYNWQAVMAYLKNKKTKLIFFTANFNAALAITLVVVTGTYFMVPPFSSIIGFSQSIKDNAAIEYGQPPFGHAEQSSLKALTQKSQILLKDAKQRLDRAGIKVTSPDQIFLDIARKNNRSPRQLFEIISPDQGRYLKKKMPPTAPPGAGNKTLNAFCLEYEIDPELVIKIMAFKGLFLSPEQTLKQGAEHNHIPPQKLYKMIRKAALSQKL from the coding sequence ATGAGATTGCGCAAAATTGTCTCTTTGACCGCTTTGATCTCTTTTGTTCTGATTCTGATCACCAGTATCATCCTCTATATTGTTCCCCATGGCAGGATCGCCTATTGGGCTGACTGGCATCTTTTCGGACTTAGCAAATCCCAATGGGGTGAACTTCACGTGAATCTGGGCATTTTGTTTATCATCACCCTGGGCCTGCACCTCTATTACAATTGGCAGGCTGTCATGGCCTATTTAAAAAACAAAAAAACAAAACTCATTTTTTTTACAGCCAATTTTAATGCGGCCCTGGCAATCACCCTGGTGGTGGTCACAGGGACCTATTTCATGGTTCCGCCGTTTTCTTCAATTATCGGTTTTAGCCAATCCATTAAAGACAATGCCGCGATTGAGTATGGCCAGCCTCCCTTTGGCCATGCGGAACAATCTTCTTTAAAGGCCCTGACCCAAAAGAGTCAAATTCTGTTAAAGGATGCAAAACAACGGCTGGATCGGGCAGGGATCAAAGTCACCAGCCCGGACCAGATTTTCCTGGACATTGCCCGGAAAAACAACCGCTCACCCCGGCAACTATTTGAAATCATCAGCCCGGACCAGGGCAGATACCTTAAAAAAAAGATGCCCCCAACCGCCCCGCCTGGCGCGGGAAACAAAACCCTGAATGCCTTTTGCCTGGAATACGAAATTGATCCTGAACTGGTGATCAAAATCATGGCGTTTAAAGGGCTTTTTCTATCACCTGAACAAACCTTGAAACAAGGGGCCGAACATAATCATATCCCCCCGCAAAAACTTTACAAAATGATCAGAAAAGCAGCCTTAAGTCAGAAACTATGA
- a CDS encoding alpha/beta hydrolase: MSKFEGYESLDLPGVTAYLFHPRRQDGKRRADQNRQDMMIPVEKDVALGASLHLGDPDKPVLLFFHGNGEIVSDYDDIGNAFFQAGGVNLFVVDYRGYGESTGRPSVSAMMEDGPKVLNFLKTMMKQKKMSGPISVMGRSLGSAPAICLAADFFFHALIVESGFAFTEPLLRVLGLDPEAIGFKEGQSMGNLDKIKKVKSPCLIIHAQFDRLIPFSDGKALHDACPAIKKHLLEIKGADHNNIFAWGMIPYLDQVRQFSSGNF, from the coding sequence ATGAGCAAATTTGAGGGGTATGAATCCCTTGACCTGCCAGGGGTGACAGCCTATTTGTTTCATCCCAGACGTCAGGACGGAAAAAGGCGAGCAGATCAGAACCGCCAAGACATGATGATCCCGGTGGAAAAGGATGTGGCTTTGGGTGCCTCTTTGCATCTTGGAGATCCTGACAAGCCGGTGTTGCTGTTTTTCCATGGAAACGGAGAGATTGTTTCAGATTATGACGATATTGGGAACGCCTTTTTCCAGGCCGGAGGGGTGAATCTTTTTGTGGTGGATTACAGGGGGTATGGTGAGTCCACAGGCCGTCCGTCGGTGTCTGCCATGATGGAAGACGGGCCTAAGGTTTTAAATTTTTTGAAAACCATGATGAAGCAAAAAAAGATGAGCGGCCCCATATCCGTGATGGGCCGCTCTCTGGGCAGCGCTCCTGCCATTTGTCTGGCGGCCGACTTTTTTTTCCACGCCTTGATTGTGGAAAGCGGGTTTGCATTTACCGAGCCCTTGTTAAGGGTTCTGGGCCTGGATCCCGAGGCCATTGGCTTTAAAGAAGGCCAGTCCATGGGAAATCTTGACAAGATCAAAAAGGTCAAAAGCCCCTGTCTGATTATTCATGCCCAGTTTGACCGTTTAATCCCTTTTTCAGACGGCAAGGCCCTGCATGATGCCTGCCCGGCAATTAAAAAGCACCTGCTTGAAATCAAGGGAGCCGACCATAACAATATCTTTGCTTGGGGCATGATTCCCTACCTGGATCAGGTCAGGCAGTTTAGTTCAGGCAATTTTTAA
- a CDS encoding tRNA-dihydrouridine synthase family protein translates to MTKDTITLILAPLQGFTDLTFRTVYADHFSGIDLAVAPFISTMGEQRLKPSRIKDVDPEKNKNLFVIPQILSNVAKDFIFLADHLNAMGHNQVNWNLGCPHSKIAKKQRGSGLLLYPEKIDALLSEIIPEMAPSLSVKIRLGRRNKDEIHELLAVFNRHSIDEIILHPRTGEQMYTGRSDLDAFERASQSTQHPLTYNGDIVDLASYTHVQKKFPNINRIMIGRGILSNPFLGEEIKNIHPTPQDPSQRLARLRAFHDDLFAAYGKIFSGPAHLTGRMKGVWSYLGPSFENSKKPLKKIVKARSVPAYEERVNAFFDLNLRFNPGRHKAGTN, encoded by the coding sequence ATGACAAAAGATACCATTACCCTTATTCTGGCGCCCCTGCAAGGGTTCACTGATCTAACCTTCAGAACCGTGTATGCAGATCATTTTTCAGGCATTGATCTTGCCGTGGCCCCCTTTATTTCCACCATGGGCGAACAACGGCTGAAACCCTCAAGAATCAAAGATGTGGACCCTGAAAAGAATAAAAACCTGTTTGTTATTCCCCAGATCCTGAGCAATGTGGCCAAGGATTTTATCTTTCTGGCCGACCATCTAAATGCCATGGGCCATAACCAGGTAAACTGGAACCTTGGCTGTCCCCACTCAAAAATAGCCAAGAAACAGCGGGGATCCGGCCTGCTTCTCTATCCTGAAAAAATAGACGCCCTCCTGTCCGAAATCATTCCTGAAATGGCCCCCTCGTTGAGCGTCAAAATTCGTCTTGGCCGACGAAACAAAGATGAAATCCATGAACTTTTAGCGGTGTTCAACCGGCATTCCATTGACGAAATCATCCTCCACCCCCGGACCGGGGAGCAGATGTATACCGGCAGATCCGATCTGGACGCCTTTGAAAGGGCAAGCCAGAGCACACAACATCCACTCACCTATAACGGGGATATTGTGGATCTTGCATCCTACACCCATGTTCAAAAAAAATTCCCAAATATCAACCGGATCATGATCGGCCGGGGCATTCTGTCCAACCCCTTTCTTGGGGAAGAGATCAAAAACATTCACCCCACCCCCCAAGATCCGTCACAGCGGCTGGCAAGACTCAGGGCGTTTCATGACGATCTTTTTGCCGCCTACGGCAAAATTTTTTCAGGGCCCGCCCACCTGACCGGACGGATGAAAGGGGTCTGGAGTTATCTTGGCCCTTCCTTTGAAAACAGCAAAAAACCGTTGAAAAAAATTGTCAAAGCAAGATCTGTCCCGGCGTACGAGGAGCGGGTAAATGCTTTTTTCGATCTAAACCTTAGGTTTAATCCAGGCCGGCACAAGGCCGGCACAAATTAA
- a CDS encoding MFS transporter yields MCLDKKWQVFFLVAFSLFMSTLDSSIVNVALPFIMTDLSQTMGTIQWVVTVYLLFVSSFLLTFGRLSDIIGRPRVYRLGFAVFTLGSFLCAISGTAAGLILSRAVQGMGASMLMACSPALIVDAFEPANRGRALGLMGTCVAAGLTLGPVAGGFILEYFAWPTIFYINIPVGLVALVWSRWALKPKRGHSSHESMDIYGSLFMAIWVASFIIGLIRSPDWGFFSFKGGGCWAIGIMAFIGFVVHAQRAVHPLLDLGLLRVRRFSLPLGAALFLFAALFSLVFMMPFYLSLICGFSPAKTGLIMIVPFIFLLVISPVSGGLADRLGSMLLCSAGMGCLAISLAFMATLSPSTGEFGLFWRLSLAGMGTALFVSPNSAAIMGAVPAEHRGIAAGTMATARNLGMVVGVALASSIFTRTFTGLTQGVGLDHYTPGMAPFFMTGFRYAMAAGVSLALLGFGLTLAYGNDLRSWKKP; encoded by the coding sequence ATATGTTTGGATAAAAAATGGCAGGTGTTTTTTCTGGTGGCGTTTTCGCTTTTTATGTCCACACTGGATTCCAGTATTGTGAATGTTGCGCTTCCCTTTATCATGACAGATCTCTCCCAGACCATGGGGACCATCCAATGGGTGGTGACCGTCTATCTTTTATTTGTTTCCTCTTTTTTGCTTACCTTTGGCAGGCTCTCTGATATTATCGGCCGGCCCCGGGTCTACAGGCTTGGATTTGCCGTTTTTACCCTGGGATCGTTTTTATGCGCCATTTCCGGGACCGCAGCCGGGCTGATTTTATCCCGGGCTGTTCAGGGCATGGGAGCTTCCATGCTCATGGCCTGTTCACCTGCCCTGATCGTTGACGCCTTTGAGCCTGCGAACAGGGGACGGGCCTTGGGGCTGATGGGAACCTGTGTGGCCGCAGGCCTTACCCTGGGGCCGGTTGCCGGGGGCTTTATTCTGGAATATTTTGCCTGGCCAACTATTTTTTATATTAATATCCCCGTGGGCCTGGTCGCCCTGGTCTGGAGCCGCTGGGCCCTGAAACCCAAAAGGGGACATTCCAGCCATGAATCCATGGACATTTACGGCAGTCTGTTTATGGCAATTTGGGTCGCAAGTTTTATCATCGGTCTGATCCGGTCTCCGGACTGGGGGTTTTTCTCCTTTAAAGGGGGGGGCTGCTGGGCCATTGGAATCATGGCCTTTATTGGATTTGTCGTGCATGCACAAAGGGCTGTCCATCCGCTTCTTGACCTTGGATTGTTGAGGGTGAGGCGGTTTTCACTGCCCCTGGGCGCAGCCCTGTTTTTATTTGCAGCCTTGTTTTCCCTGGTTTTTATGATGCCCTTTTATCTGAGCCTGATCTGCGGGTTTTCACCGGCTAAAACAGGGTTGATTATGATTGTTCCTTTTATATTTCTCCTGGTGATCTCCCCGGTTTCCGGGGGGCTGGCCGACAGACTGGGGTCCATGCTGCTCTGTTCTGCAGGCATGGGATGCCTGGCCATTTCTCTGGCCTTTATGGCAACCTTGTCTCCCTCAACCGGGGAATTTGGACTCTTTTGGCGTCTTTCCCTGGCCGGTATGGGAACGGCATTGTTTGTCTCTCCGAACAGTGCGGCCATCATGGGGGCTGTGCCGGCTGAACACAGGGGGATTGCTGCAGGCACCATGGCCACGGCCAGGAATCTTGGCATGGTGGTGGGGGTGGCCTTGGCCTCGAGCATCTTTACCCGAACATTTACCGGCCTGACCCAGGGGGTGGGCCTGGACCATTATACCCCGGGCATGGCCCCTTTTTTTATGACAGGGTTCAGGTATGCCATGGCCGCGGGTGTCAGCCTTGCCCTTCTCGGGTTTGGGTTGACCCTGGCCTATGGCAATGATTTGAGATCCTGGAAAAAACCTTAA
- the dusB gene encoding tRNA dihydrouridine synthase DusB, producing MKIKNLNINGTTFLAPLAGITNLPFRQLVKECGAAVVCSEMISAKGIFYNSEKTLVLLESTAEEKPLSVQIFGSDPESMGKAAAFIDQKTSADIIDINFGCSVKKVIKQGAGVALMKEPGLACDILQAVRQATTLPFTIKIRSGWDNSGNQALALAKIAQNQGVDAIAIHPRTAAQGFKGKADWTHIKRLKQEIDLPVIGNGDINSPEDAAKMMALTQCDGVMVGRAAMANPFILSQIEAFLDTGRYDLPLPGQVFRKMERLIRLYVDYFGESAGCKMLRGRLAWFVKGLPGATAFRRALSGLENQHQALELIQSYERTLEQRQ from the coding sequence ATGAAAATAAAAAACCTGAATATAAACGGTACCACCTTTCTGGCTCCCTTGGCCGGCATCACCAACCTGCCGTTCAGGCAGCTGGTCAAAGAGTGCGGCGCGGCAGTGGTCTGCTCTGAGATGATCAGTGCCAAAGGCATATTTTACAACTCTGAAAAAACCCTGGTTCTTCTGGAATCAACGGCGGAAGAAAAGCCATTATCAGTCCAGATATTTGGTTCAGACCCGGAGTCCATGGGAAAAGCAGCCGCTTTTATTGACCAAAAAACAAGTGCGGATATCATTGATATCAACTTTGGGTGCAGTGTTAAAAAAGTGATCAAACAAGGGGCGGGGGTTGCTCTGATGAAAGAACCGGGCCTTGCCTGCGATATTTTGCAGGCCGTGCGCCAGGCCACCACCTTGCCCTTTACCATTAAAATCCGGTCAGGATGGGATAATTCCGGGAACCAGGCCCTGGCCCTGGCAAAAATAGCCCAAAACCAGGGTGTGGATGCGATTGCTATTCACCCTAGGACGGCTGCCCAGGGATTTAAAGGCAAGGCAGACTGGACCCATATTAAACGGCTCAAACAGGAAATTGATTTACCCGTGATTGGAAACGGGGATATAAATTCCCCTGAAGATGCCGCCAAGATGATGGCACTCACCCAATGCGACGGGGTGATGGTGGGCCGGGCAGCCATGGCCAATCCTTTTATCCTATCCCAGATTGAAGCATTCCTGGATACGGGCAGATATGACCTTCCTTTGCCCGGCCAGGTGTTCAGAAAAATGGAACGGCTGATCCGGCTTTATGTGGACTATTTCGGCGAATCTGCCGGCTGCAAAATGCTTCGGGGCAGACTGGCCTGGTTTGTCAAAGGACTGCCGGGCGCTACGGCGTTTCGCAGGGCTTTATCCGGTCTTGAAAACCAACACCAGGCCCTTGAGCTGATTCAATCCTATGAAAGAACCCTGGAACAAAGGCAATAA